From Nerophis lumbriciformis linkage group LG13, RoL_Nlum_v2.1, whole genome shotgun sequence, one genomic window encodes:
- the LOC133613154 gene encoding olfactory receptor 10J4-like codes for MDAEFNGTFITLGGFVEMDKYRYLYFVILLTLYILILCTNCTIICLIWIHRNLHEPMYIFIAALSLNSLLFSTAIYPKLFIDVLSQKQTISYYACLFQYLLYYSFGTSDFLLLSVMSYDRYVSICKPLQYPNIMGKRTVIVLLTLAWFLPACELVVPTVISSQQKLCDFTTKGIFCNNTIFKLHCVKSTFVTLYGLFVMMSFAVVPVMFILFTYIKIFIITYHSCAEVRKKAAETCLPHLMVLFSFSCLCLFDVIIARLESGLSKLVRLIMTLQIVVYNPLFNPIIYGVKMKEIWKHIKRLFYQLVH; via the coding sequence ATGGATGCTgaattcaatggaacatttataaCTCTTGGTGGCTTTGTAGAAATGGACAAGTATAGATATCTTTACTTTGTCATCCTGTTGACATTATATATTCTCATCCTCTGTACTAACTGCACCATTATATGTCTAATCTGGATCCACAGGAACCTTCATGAGCCTATGTACATTTTCATTGCAGCTTTGTCACTCAACTCTCTTTTGTTTAGCACTGCTATCTACCCCAAACTTTTCATTGACGTCTTATCTCAAAAACAGACCATTTCTTATTATGCTTGTCTGTTTCAATATTTACTCTATTATTCTTTTGGTACTTCAGACTTCTTACTGCTGTCAGTCATGTCTTATGACAGGTATGTGTCTATCTGCAAACCTCTGCAGTATCCAAATATCATGGGAAAAAGAACTGTTATTGTCCTCTTGACTTTGGCCTGGTTTCTACCTGCATGTGAGCTTGTAGTGCCAACTGTGATTAGTTCTCAACAAAAACTCTGTGACTTCACAACGAAAGGCATTTTTTGTAACAATACAATTTTTAAGCTTCACTGTGTAAAATCAACATTTGTTACCCTTTATGGTTTGTTTGTAATGATGAGTTTTGCTGTTGTTCCTGTGATGTTCATCCTTTTTACGTACATAAAGATATTTATAATAACTTATCACAGTTGTGCAGAAGTCAGGAAAAAAGCGGCAGAGACATGTTTACCTCACCTGATGGTTTTATTCAGCTTCTCTTGTTTGTGTCTGTTTGATGTCATCATTGCTCGATTGGAGTCAGGTCTTTCAAAACTTGTACGTTTAATAATGACTTTACAAATAGTTGTGTATAATCCTTTGTTCAATCCAATCATTTATGGAGTGAAAATGAAAGAAATCTGGAAACACATCAAGAGATTGTTTTATCAACTGGTGCACTAA